ATGAACACTCATTTAAGGCCGGTAGAGGAACAAGACGGCTATTTAGCGTTAGCTTATACTTTATTAGAAGAAGCCTACAATAATAGGCATGGCAAAGCTTTAAGATTTTTGTTTGATTACTTAGCCAAAGAAGAAGCCGATGATGAGAACGATGAGGAAGAGAACGCAGAGGAAAATGAACCAATCACTGTAAAACCTGCCCCAAGCTCTGCTAAAACTAAGACGGAGGAGAAGAACCATCATCAAGATAGGCCGGAGAGTAAAGATAAGCAGCCGGCCGAACCGGCGGCTGTAGATTTAGCCGGCGACATACGGCAGATGGTAAGCGAGATGCCCGATGATTTAAGAGAATATTTAACGGAAACATTAGTAACAAAAAATTAAAAAGTTTTATCTTCCAATTCTTAATTGTTAGTTTTTAATTATTAATTTTTAACAAAGAGCAACTCGTAAATGTTATGCCCTTTGGCTAAACCTTTTTGCTCAAATTTAGTTACACTGCGCCATTCTTGCGGCGGAGAGTACCCGCTATATTTATTAATTAACAAAGGCTCGTTAGTTAAAGTGGTTAAGATATGCTCGGCATAGTCCTGCCAATCGGTTACCACATAAAGGTAGCCATCTTGTTTTAAATGCCGGGCTAAAATATTAACAAAGGCCGGTTGTAATAAGCGTCGTTTATGGTGGCGTTTTTTGGGCCATGGGTCGGGGAAAAAGATATGCACCCCATCTAAACTATTAAGCGGCAGCATATTATTAAAAACAGGCACGGCATCGTGGTTTATTAAATATAAATTATCAATTTTTTCTTCGTCAATTTTCATTAATAAATGGCCCACGCCGGCCGGGTAAACCTCTAGGCCTAAATATAAATTAGCGGGGTTAGCTTTGGCTAGGGCTAAGGTAGCGGCTCCGTTACCAAAACCAACTTCGGCAATTATGCGGCTAGCTTTAAAATAATTGTTATAACAAATAAACCCTTCTTGATAGTTAATTAAATATTTGTTTAGGCTAGATAAAGCTTTACGTTGGCCTTGTGTGGTATAACCACGCCTAACAAAACTTTTAATATGGCTTTTTTGTTCTTCATTTTGCATTTAGTTACTATAGCAAATTTTAACCAATAATGCTATACTTAAGAAATGAAGCAATATAAAACATCGCTAGGCAAAGCTATTCCGCTAGGCGGTACTATCGTAAAAGATGGTGTCAACTTTGCCCTTTTTAGCCGTAACGCTACCGAAGTTTC
This is a stretch of genomic DNA from Spirochaetaceae bacterium. It encodes these proteins:
- the trmB gene encoding tRNA (guanosine(46)-N7)-methyltransferase TrmB, with translation MQNEEQKSHIKSFVRRGYTTQGQRKALSSLNKYLINYQEGFICYNNYFKASRIIAEVGFGNGAATLALAKANPANLYLGLEVYPAGVGHLLMKIDEEKIDNLYLINHDAVPVFNNMLPLNSLDGVHIFFPDPWPKKRHHKRRLLQPAFVNILARHLKQDGYLYVVTDWQDYAEHILTTLTNEPLLINKYSGYSPPQEWRSVTKFEQKGLAKGHNIYELLFVKN